Below is a window of Candidatus Eremiobacterota bacterium DNA.
TTCACTATACTGGGTCCTGAGATAAGATGCTCCCTGTCATTGACGTCCGTGGTTCCCTGCAGCACGACGCTCTTCACGGTCCATGCGCTGCCGTCCGGGGACTCGGCGTACTTGATGTCGGTCTGCGCCTGGGATGCATGGCCATAAAACATCCTGTAGGTGCCGTTGTCCAGCTTTATCACTTCGGGCATCAGCACGTTTCCTGACTCAGTCCCGTTGGTGCGGCCTATCGCGTAGCCCTTCATGAGCCATGTTTCAGAAGTCACCGGTGAAGGCGAGGGGCTTGGTGAGGGGCTGACCGAGGGGCTTGGTGAAGGCGAAGGCGTGGGAGGCGTGGGCTGGGGAGAGGGATTGGGTGTGGGGTTTACAGGCACCGATACCTGGTTGCTGCTCGAGCCTGCGCTTGTCACCACGATGACCGATACCCCCGTGGAGGGCGAGCTGTCGGGGACCCTGCACACCACCTGCGTATCTGACCAGGTGCTGTAAAGTGTCGCCTGCACGGAATTGATCCCGTCGGTAAAAGCCGCGTAGCCGCCCCTCGCCTGGCGGGTGGCGCCGAAGCCGCTCCCGTTCACCTGGCACCAGTCTCCGGACCGAAGTGGCTGGCCCGGGCTGTTGAGGTTGGAGAAGCTTGAAATCTGCGGTGCCGCCGTAGTGCCCCCTCCTCCTCCGTAATATGCGCCGGAGCCAGAGTCTCCCCCCCCGCCGCAGCTCGAAAGAATCGCCAGCGCTGCAGTAAAGAGAAACACCATCAGCAGGAGCACCTGAAACTTCTTACCCATACTTGACCCTCCTTCCAGAATTATCACTTCTAGTGGAGAGTTCTTTGCCGAGGAAAATTTCCCCTCCAGGGTGAAGATGAAAGAATAAAATCCATGGTCCTCAAGGCTTCAGCACGCAGTATGCCTCATCTTTTGCGAGCACCACCCGGGCCGGGTTTATGCTGACGACATAATATCCGGAAAGAAACCGGTCACCCTCGCGGAGCTCCTGGGTATCCCCCTTCACCAGCATATGGGCGGTATAGTGCTTTCCTGATCCGAAAATACCGATCACTGACACCTGGGGCAGGAAATCTCTCTGCCTCTCGACTGACGGGGGATAGGCTTTCATGGCCTTGATTTTTACCTCTTCGAGAAATCTGCGGGCTTCGGCACACTTATCCTCGTCTCTCTCCAGCAGCAGGTAGCGGTTCAGATAGTCCTTGGAAGTACGGTAATCCCCGGCCTCGCTCGCGGTGACTCCTATCTGGCGGAGGAGGGAGATCTGCCCGGGTTTCATCTTTTCGGCTGCCTTGTAAGCAGAGAGAGCATCTCCGAGGCTTCCTTTTCTGCTGTGGCAATCAGCAAGAAGAAGAAGGGCGGAGAGATGGTTGCTCTGAAGCCGAAGAGCCTGCCTGAGAGCAGCTATTGCCTTCTCATAGTCGCCATTCTGGTAATAACATATGCCGATGGAGAAAGCCCCGTCAGCGGTCCTGTTGAGCTTCTGCGCCTCAATGAGGAGAGGAAGCGCGTAGCTGCAGTCTTTTGAAGCCACGGACATCCCGGCGATATGGCGCAGCCTCTCAGGGTTTTTCGGCTTCCTCTTTATGTATTCCTTATAGGCCCTGAGGGCCTCATGGCCCTTTTCCCGGCCTTCAAGGGACTGCCCGATATACCAGTATGCTTCGGCGCATTTCGGATCATGGGTGAGCGCTTCCCTGAAGCATGCCTCGCTCTCGGTGAATCTGCCTTCGGTGAGCGATAATATCCCTTTTTCCATGAGCTTTGCCGCATCGGGCAGCGCTTCCGTCACGCCTGCCCGCGGTGATTCCGGCAGGGGAGGGGGAACCGGTGCCTTCGAGGGAGTTGCTATGATCACGGCAGGAGGTGGTGAGGATGGAGCTCCCGGGAGCGGGGGCTGCCGCGCTCCCGCAATAAGCTTCACGAGCCTGAACCCGCCGTAGGAAAACAGCAGGACAGCCAGGAGTGCCGCGGGCAGAAGCACCTTCCTGAGGAGCCTCCGGGGCATATCCCCTGGGCCTCTCGCCGCCTCAGGGCGGCGGAGCCTCACAGTGGTCTCATCTTCCACCGGGAGTCTCTCTTTCCGGGCGGGGGCGGAAGCGGTACCCTCTCTCTTCACGGCGCTTTCAATGAGTTTTTGTGTCAAGACCTCTCTTTCAGCGTCCTTTACGCTTGAGTCATTCTGTGAGCTCAACAGAGAGGTTCTCAATGCCTGATGCTCCCCTCTCTCATCCTTCGCTCCGAAAAAGGCTTCCCTCATCTCCGCTATGCTCTGGAAGCGATCCTGCGGCTTTATCTGCAGGGCTTTCTGAACGGCTGCCTGGGTTCTTTCGCTCACTTTCGGATTCATATCGCGCACGGGAGGAAATCTGAAGAGCGTCTCCCGCCACACCACGTTATTGGTGAGCAGCAGGTAGATCGTGGCTCCGATAGTGTAGATGTCGGACCTCGCGTCTGTCTGGCCTTCGCCGTAATGCTCCGGCGATGCGGTGATGATGGTGCCCATTTTTTCGGTATCTTCGGATTTCTTGTCCTTGTAGATCCTTGCAATGCCGAAATCGATCAGTTTCACCTTTCCGGTCGATGCTTCCAGGATCATATTCTGAGGCTTCAGGTCGCGGTAGATGATCGGGGGCTTCTGGCTGTGGAGGTATTCAAAGATATCCAGAATCTGGCCTGTCCATTCAAGCACCACTTTTTCCGAGAGGAACACCTTGGTGCTTCTCGGGATTTTTTTCAGCAGGTTCTCTCCTTCAATATATTCCATCGCGAGATAGAAGGAGCCCTCCTCCTCAAAAAGCTCTTCAACCTTGACGATCCCGGGGTGATCAAGCCGCTCCAGGAGGCTTTTTTCTGAAGTGAGGGATATCACCGCCTGCCCGTCACTGCCTGCCACCTCCTTGATGATGGAGAGCTTTTCCCCCGCTTTTGCACGATATATCACCGCCATTCCGCCGACGGTCATATACGTGACCGTATATTTCTCCTTCAATACCGTTTTGTCGGGAAGAATGGTGACAGGGAGGCCGTCGGGCCCCAGTTTCTTGTCAGGAGTGTGCACCCGGAATATCATATTGCCACCGCCAAGCTTAGGTAAGGATTCGGGAAAATGGGGACAGACTCCTATATTTACAAATTGTTCACAGGAACAGCGCAGCAGACATCCCGGGGCATGGGAGGAACGATGGGGGCTCAGGCTTTCCTGAATTTCACGGTGAACCTTGTTCTCTCGCCGCCCTCGCAGGTGGCTTCGCCGCCAAGCTGCATGGCCAGCGTGGACACCAGGTCAAGGCCCAGGCCTGGAGCATGGCTCAAATCGAAGGCCCCGGGGAGGCCCCCGCCGTCATCGGCCACTTCCAGCAGGATGAAGCCGTCATTCTCTTTGAGGCTCACGCTTACCGTTCCGCCCCGCTCCCCCGCGATCCCGTGCCTGAGGGCGTTAGTGACGAGCTCGTTGACGATGAGGCCGAGGCACGACGCATCTTTCCCGTCAAACTTCATCTCTTCAAGCGAGAGGGCGAGCTTCACAGAGCCTTTTCCGCCGGAACCGGACTTTACAAGCGACCGGGCAATCTGCTCGAGGTAGCAGTCGAGACGTATTTCCGCGCTATAGCCATCGGCATAGAGCATGCAGTAAAGGTCCGAAAAGGTGGACATGCGGTTAAGGATACTCTTCAGCGCGCTCCTGGCGGCGGGATCTTTTTCCTGATTCATTTCCAGGTTCACCAGCGAGGTGAGCATGATGAGGGTGTTCTTTGCGCGGTGCTGAAGCTCGCGAAGCAGCACGCTTTTCTCCTCCAGAGCCCTGCGCAGCTCCTTTTCGGCCCGTTTCTTGTCGGTGATGTCACGGACGACCGACACGGCGCCAATTATTTTCCCGGCGTCATCTCTGACAGGGGAGGAGCTTACCTGGCGGTGCCGCAGCTCGCCGCTTGCAGGACTCCGGATAATCTCCTCCAGGTTCCTGATGGATTCTCCTGCAAGAGCGAGAAGGGGCGGTGCCTCCTCGACGGGGCGGGGAGAGCCGTCGGGGCGGAAGACTTCCAGCGAGCCGGCAAGCTCCCTCACATCGATTTCCTTCCCGGGGGAAAGCTTGAACTCCTCGAGGGCACTCGGGTTGGCGAGGGTAAATTTCTGCCTTGTGTCGTTGAACCAGACTTCGTCATTGATGCTGTTGAGGAGCGATGAGAGCTTTTCCTTTTCCCCCTTGACAGTAGAAAGCAGCATCAGAGCTTCTTCCTCTGCCTGCCTGCGCCCCGTGATGTCCAGAATTATCCCGTCTATATAGCGCGGTTTCCCCTCATCATCATAGAGTGGCTGCCCCCTCTCAAGGCAGCAGTGAACCGATCCATCCCTGGCTTTGAGCCGGTACTCCACCTCGAAGGGTTCTCTGTTCCTGAGGGCTTTCTTTACTGTGCCGATTATATATTCCCTGTCATCGAGAATAAGAGGGTCTATCGAGCACACTTCGCCATGGGTGAGCTCCTCCAGCGCATACCCGGTTATCCGCATGATCTCCTCGTTGAAGAACTCCATCCTCCCTTGCTCATTGAGATGGACCCTGTATACTGCGGCGGGAACATTATGGGTGAGCGTGCGGAACGACTGCTCGCTCTTGCTCAAAGCCTCTTCATAATGTTTCTGCTCCGTGATATCCCCTATGAAGCCCTCAAGGTATTCCGGTGCGCCTCTCTCATCTCTCGCCAGCCGGACTTTCAGAGCGCCGTTAAAAGTGCTGCCGTCTTTCCGCCGGTAGAGGACTTCGGCGTGAAGGGGCTCCCTGCCGCCGCGGAGCTCCTTCACCAGCTCCTCGCGCCGTGCGGGATCGGCAAAAAACTGGCAGCCCTTCCCTGCCGCTTCCATGGCATGGGCAGGGCTCTCATAGCCGAACATGCGGGCAAACTCGGCGTTGATGTCCAGTATCGTGCCGTCGATTCGTGCGAGGAAAATAGCGATGGTGGCGTTTTCAAAGAGGCTGCGGTACCGGTCCTCGCTCTCCCGGAGCGCCTCCCCGGCCTGGGGCTCCAGGTCTTTTGACTTCATACCCTGGCTCCTTTAAGGCGGTTCTTTATACCGTCATGTATTCTCGCGGGCAGCCCTTCCCTGCCTGACTCAGTTGAAATCCGGTTCGAAGATGAATGCTGCGATGAAGGGAAGAAAGGGGGAGAGCTGCGCCATGATTATGCCCTGGTGAAGATTACTTATTCTTCCGCCTCTCCGAATCCTTCTCAAAATCAGGAAGAATTGCCCGTCTTTCTCTTAAATCAAGTGCCGCAAGCCCTCCGACAGAAGCGAAAAGCAGAGTGCTCCATAAGAAGCGATGCGACAAATGGTAACATTTGTTAAGTAAATATACAATCTGATACAATTTGTTACAGAAAAACGGCTTTACTATGGGAATTTGGGGGGGATAATAGAGACAAGGAAAGTTTAAGGCGAAAAACGGAAAGGGGATTCACAATGGATCAGATATCAGGACTGAGCGGAATGAGCAATTTTTACTCGCAGATGAGCGCCCTGAGCCCGCAGAGCATGTACGGCGGCATGAGCGGCATGAGCGGCATGGACATGAGCGGATTAAGCGGTATGAGCGGTATGAGCGGTATGAGCGGCATGAGCGGCATGGGCATGACGGGCCAGATGGACCCCCAGCAAATGATGCAGATGCAGATGATGATGCAGATGATGATGCAGATGCTGCAGCAGATGACGCAGCAGGGCCAGGGCGCCCTGCAGGGCCCCCCCGCCTCCTCCGAACTTCAACCAGGCCGACGCCGATGGCGACGGCAACATGACCAAGGAAGAGCTCGCTCAGGACATGAAAAACCATGGAATGAACGATGAGAGCAAGGTCGATGAGGTCTATGCCAAAATGGACGCTGATGGAAGCGGATCGGTGAGCGAGAGCGAATTCAGGCAGGGCGCTCCTCCCCCTCCTCACGGCGGCCAGCAGGGTCAGCAGTGCCAGCAGTGCGGGGCGATGAACGGCATGCAGAATTGCTTCCAGCAGTCCTTCGGGTTCTAGCTCCTGGAGCATGAGCAGTCAGCAGAAACAAGAGTGAGATGAGATTCGATATATGAAGGAGGTTTAAGGTTTCCCCCGGCCAGGTGGCGGGGGAAACCGCTATTTTATGAGTGACAGAACAGGTGATGAAGCGGTAAATCCATTGATAGAAAGCCTCAAAGGGGCATGGTTCGGCGCCACGGGTCCGGGAGACGAAGCCTCTGAAGGCCTCCCCCTTTCCAGGTCGCCTTATCTTAACGATTTCATCAGGACCTGGAGGAACATGGCCGACGGGAAGGCAACCAGGGAGGAGCTCCGCTCCCAGGCAGGGGAGCTGTCTTCACGGCTTCGCGGTGCAGAAAAGCAGTTCAAGGCTCTCTATGCCCCTGTGGAAGATGCTCCGCAGATGAAGGAGGTTGCCGGGAAAGCACAAAAAGCTTTTAAAGGCTATGAAGAGGCCCTTACTCTGATTGAAAAATATCTTCAGGGCGCCGATGAGACTGTTCTGGCGCAGGGTATCGATAGTGCGAGAGAATCGGTTGAAAGGCTCTTCGAGGTATATGAGGAATTCGGTGTCCTTGCCAGGGCGCTCTCCGTGAAAACCTGCCCGAAGTGCGGCCGGGAGAATCCCGCCGAGGCCAGATCCTGCGTCAGCTGCAAGAGCATATTCCCGGTGCTGGTGCCTTCGGTGAACACTGCAAAAACAGGCGCGGCGACCGATATTCTGACGGGAAAGTTCTCAATACCCTCCTCTTTTCTGAATATTTATGAGGCTATTGAGGGATTTCAGAAGAACGAGATCTCCGGTGACGAGCTCATCGCGATAATTGAGGCGCTGAGAGCCGTCTTTCACGAAGCAAGGCCCCAGGTTGAGCATATCCTTACGGTTCAGATGGATGGAATCACCACGCCGTCGCCCTTCAAGGACGAGGTGCTCGAAGCGGGAAAAACCCTTATAGAGGGACTGGATGAAGCGCTGAGCGGCATGGAAGGGCTGATGGCCTTCGCGGTCTCAAGAGACGCCGGGAAGCTTGCCTCTGCATGGGAGAAGATGCTGGAGAGCGGCCAGCAGATACTGACCGCCAGGTCCAGGTATGGAGAATTATCGGTTGTTCTCGGTGTTGAAAGAGCGAATCTCCATAGAAGAGCGGCAGATCCGCAGGGAGAAGCAGGCGGGACCCAGGAGGTCGTGACGATATCAGGAGAAGATTAATGGGGACAGGCAGTGCTGGGATGTCCTGGCCCGTCTCTTGACCAGACAATACCGATCACAGGAAACAAATCCTGCCGTCAGAGCAGTTTCCAGGTCAGGGTAGCTTCACGGCACGGCCGATTACGGTGTGTATCACCTTATTTTTCCGTGAGCCTGAGAAACCAGCCGATCCCCTCGTCATGGATTTTGGTGCTGGTGCGGTAGCCCATGTGACCGCCTTCAGGATCTCTCATCCACTCCACCACGCGGGCCCCTGCGCGGGGGAGAACCTTGCAGGCATGGGCCATCTGCCCGCTCATCGCCGCTCCCCACTCCTCGTCCCTGTCGCCGCTGTAAAGGAAGAAAGGGCAGCCGTGGTAGCTGTCAGGGGGGAGCTCGCCCCTGTTGAGGCGTGAAAAGAATGAATCGACATCGCGGCTGCTCCGGGGTGTCACGACGGCATCGGCGGGAACTCCGCCGGAATGGCAGATGACGAGCCTGAAATGGCGGTTCTCCTGAGCATCGCGCCAGGCCACCTCGTAGCTCACCGCCCCGCCGCGGCTGAACCCGCAGAGGGCCGCCCTGTCAGGGTTCGCGCCGTGCTTGCTCGCTGCATGGTGGAGAGCCCGGTGGATAAGGCCATAGACTGAAGAGGCATCGAGATAGCGCCCTGAGCGGGGATCGAGCCAGTTGAGCGAGATGAGCATATACCCATGAGAGCGGGCTGAGGAGAGCTCGTCCTTGATTTCCTCGTAGGCCGTCCCCCCTGTTCCATGAAGAAGTACCATGACGCGGCCTGATTTAAATGGGCGGGGGGTCCAGAAAGCCGCGAAGCTGCCTTTGTCGGGAAAGTCAACGATCCTTACGCCTGCCCGGGAGCATAGCCCGTAGCTCCGTGATTTTTTCCAGCACCCGAGTGAGTCTCGGTCGGCCTCGGTCAATTCCCCGCCAGCGATGGCTTCGCCAGTGGGATGGGCCTCCATGGCGGGCAAGGCGCCAAGGACCAGGAACAGCCCTGCCCACAGGGCGATGAGCAATACCGCTGAGACAGCCCGCTCCCCGCGAGAAAACACCTGCCGCTCCCCTCCCCGCCGCTGCAATGAAGGGATCAAATGAGGCTCCTTATCCCCTCAATGCGCCAAGGATATAAAAGGCCTTGCCCTGCGAGTCTTCGCCCCTCACCGGCAGCCTCACTCCCCCGATCATCACAAACCCTTCGCCTTCCTCGATTTTTTGGGCGGATTCCCCTTCGGGGCCCTGCGTGCCGAGTTCCTCCACAAGCTCCCTCGTGATCGCCACTTTCAAGGCTTTGACCTTGTGGTCATCGACGTAATAAAGGTAGCCCTCGGGGCTTATCTCGGCCGTCATCCAGTGTTTCTCGCAGGGCTGCGCTCCTTTGAGGTCGCCGTTCTCTCCGTTAAAGACCATGAGCTTTTTCCCCGCCATGTCATACATGTGAAGGGATCCGTCATCGCCTATGCCCACGGTCTGAAACTGCCGCCCCTGGCCGCGGTGCTCCCACTTTACCGTCCCCTTCTCGCCGTCGAGGGCTACGATCTTTTCCGGCGTCGTGAGGTAAAGGGTCCCGTCAGGAGCGATTTCAGGGACTCCCCCCATGCTCTCCTCGAGGGGGTGCTTCCAGAGGGGCTTTCCCGTGGCGCCGTCGAGGGCATGGAGCTTTTCATCCTTCCCTTTGAAATAGACGATTCCCTGGGGGCCCACGACGGGAGCCAGACTGTCGGCGACTTTTTCTGTGGGGAATGTCCAGCGGCTGTTTCCTGTCTTTGGATCAAGCGACACTATCCTGTCGCTCAGGCTTACCACCAGGGAGCTCTCATCGCCGCTCACGATCATCCTGCTCATGAGGTGTGAGGGGAAGGCCCTCTCCCACTGCATCTGGCCTGTCGAGGAATCAAGACGCCGCACTATTTTTTTCATATCGCTGCCCTGGCTTGCAAGGTGAGCTACAAGGAGGGCGCTGTCCTTTTTCAAGGCGATGTTGTCCAGGTGATCGTGGGCGCGGTCGCCCATTTTCTCCGAGGCCTTCCATTTTTCTTTCCCTGTGGCGCCGTCAACGGCAACAAGGAAGCCGTCCTTGACCTCGTCGAGGTACACTGTGCCGTCGGGGCCTACAGAAGGCCCGCTCATTCCCCCGCGCTCCTTGACAAGCTCCCACTCTTTTGTGCCGGTCTTCCCGTCCAGGGAGTAAACTTTTCCCTGGTCCTGGCAGATGACTTTTCCAAGAGGGGTAAGAGTCGTGCGGAGGATGCATGCCGATTCCGCGCTGAAAGACCAGGCTTCAGAGATGAAATCCTTCGCGAGGATATCGCTGGCTTTTTTAAGGACCTTGCCCATCCCGGGCGCCTGCGGCGGCTCCGATTT
It encodes the following:
- a CDS encoding tetratricopeptide repeat protein, whose protein sequence is MIFRVHTPDKKLGPDGLPVTILPDKTVLKEKYTVTYMTVGGMAVIYRAKAGEKLSIIKEVAGSDGQAVISLTSEKSLLERLDHPGIVKVEELFEEEGSFYLAMEYIEGENLLKKIPRSTKVFLSEKVVLEWTGQILDIFEYLHSQKPPIIYRDLKPQNMILEASTGKVKLIDFGIARIYKDKKSEDTEKMGTIITASPEHYGEGQTDARSDIYTIGATIYLLLTNNVVWRETLFRFPPVRDMNPKVSERTQAAVQKALQIKPQDRFQSIAEMREAFFGAKDERGEHQALRTSLLSSQNDSSVKDAEREVLTQKLIESAVKREGTASAPARKERLPVEDETTVRLRRPEAARGPGDMPRRLLRKVLLPAALLAVLLFSYGGFRLVKLIAGARQPPLPGAPSSPPPAVIIATPSKAPVPPPLPESPRAGVTEALPDAAKLMEKGILSLTEGRFTESEACFREALTHDPKCAEAYWYIGQSLEGREKGHEALRAYKEYIKRKPKNPERLRHIAGMSVASKDCSYALPLLIEAQKLNRTADGAFSIGICYYQNGDYEKAIAALRQALRLQSNHLSALLLLADCHSRKGSLGDALSAYKAAEKMKPGQISLLRQIGVTASEAGDYRTSKDYLNRYLLLERDEDKCAEARRFLEEVKIKAMKAYPPSVERQRDFLPQVSVIGIFGSGKHYTAHMLVKGDTQELREGDRFLSGYYVVSINPARVVLAKDEAYCVLKP
- a CDS encoding PAS domain S-box protein is translated as MKSKDLEPQAGEALRESEDRYRSLFENATIAIFLARIDGTILDINAEFARMFGYESPAHAMEAAGKGCQFFADPARREELVKELRGGREPLHAEVLYRRKDGSTFNGALKVRLARDERGAPEYLEGFIGDITEQKHYEEALSKSEQSFRTLTHNVPAAVYRVHLNEQGRMEFFNEEIMRITGYALEELTHGEVCSIDPLILDDREYIIGTVKKALRNREPFEVEYRLKARDGSVHCCLERGQPLYDDEGKPRYIDGIILDITGRRQAEEEALMLLSTVKGEKEKLSSLLNSINDEVWFNDTRQKFTLANPSALEEFKLSPGKEIDVRELAGSLEVFRPDGSPRPVEEAPPLLALAGESIRNLEEIIRSPASGELRHRQVSSSPVRDDAGKIIGAVSVVRDITDKKRAEKELRRALEEKSVLLRELQHRAKNTLIMLTSLVNLEMNQEKDPAARSALKSILNRMSTFSDLYCMLYADGYSAEIRLDCYLEQIARSLVKSGSGGKGSVKLALSLEEMKFDGKDASCLGLIVNELVTNALRHGIAGERGGTVSVSLKENDGFILLEVADDGGGLPGAFDLSHAPGLGLDLVSTLAMQLGGEATCEGGERTRFTVKFRKA
- a CDS encoding zinc ribbon domain-containing protein, producing the protein MSDRTGDEAVNPLIESLKGAWFGATGPGDEASEGLPLSRSPYLNDFIRTWRNMADGKATREELRSQAGELSSRLRGAEKQFKALYAPVEDAPQMKEVAGKAQKAFKGYEEALTLIEKYLQGADETVLAQGIDSARESVERLFEVYEEFGVLARALSVKTCPKCGRENPAEARSCVSCKSIFPVLVPSVNTAKTGAATDILTGKFSIPSSFLNIYEAIEGFQKNEISGDELIAIIEALRAVFHEARPQVEHILTVQMDGITTPSPFKDEVLEAGKTLIEGLDEALSGMEGLMAFAVSRDAGKLASAWEKMLESGQQILTARSRYGELSVVLGVERANLHRRAADPQGEAGGTQEVVTISGED
- a CDS encoding PQQ-binding-like beta-propeller repeat protein, giving the protein MEISNIKPPPAPLSQPPGPFGPLQEKAQDAARETFQKSEPPQAPGMGKVLKKASDILAKDFISEAWSFSAESACILRTTLTPLGKVICQDQGKVYSLDGKTGTKEWELVKERGGMSGPSVGPDGTVYLDEVKDGFLVAVDGATGKEKWKASEKMGDRAHDHLDNIALKKDSALLVAHLASQGSDMKKIVRRLDSSTGQMQWERAFPSHLMSRMIVSGDESSLVVSLSDRIVSLDPKTGNSRWTFPTEKVADSLAPVVGPQGIVYFKGKDEKLHALDGATGKPLWKHPLEESMGGVPEIAPDGTLYLTTPEKIVALDGEKGTVKWEHRGQGRQFQTVGIGDDGSLHMYDMAGKKLMVFNGENGDLKGAQPCEKHWMTAEISPEGYLYYVDDHKVKALKVAITRELVEELGTQGPEGESAQKIEEGEGFVMIGGVRLPVRGEDSQGKAFYILGALRG